Genomic window (Paenibacillus sp. 37):
CAAGCTGTATTTATGTACTGATCTGACCGATTATTATGAGAAAAATAACTGGGCCTATATCGGTAAAGGATACCTGCTTGATGATGAAGAGACGAGAATCTACGAATATAAGATTTGATAGAATCATTTCTCATTATTTCGAAGATACCGAGTATACCTTGGGAGTTGTTCCATTTGGTCTGACGAATACTACCAAGATTCTTGAAATACATGGACAGAGGTTTATTGTTCGTATCTATAACAGACATCTCAAAACGATCGATGGTATTGAACTTGAATGTGAAGTGGCGGCTTTCCTTGAAAGTACGCCTTCTTCGTTTCAGGTCCCACTCTTTCACAGGGCTATAGACGGACAAAACTATTTATTATTAGAAGACGGGACGCTTGCGTCTATTACTAGCTTTTTGGAAGGTACTGTACCCCAATTGTCTAGCGTAGACAAATCTAAGAAGTTTGGGCAGCTGGTGGGTGAGTTTTCGACACGAATGCAAGGGTTCCCAATAGGCAAGCAAGTTTGCAGGGGGAGTTCATTTACTAAAGTGTACGAAATTCATCCGTTAGCTAATCGTCAATCGATTAAGGTTTTTTATGAAAATCTACCTTTTATCAGAAAATGATCACAGAAATTAAGAGTTCTAATCTGCAGTTAGAGATATTACCACAACAGTTGGTTCATCATGATTTGTTGATTTATAATTTGCTCGCTGAAAATGAGAAGATCACATGCGTACTGGATTTTGATTTTATGGGTATGGATGCTGCGTTTATGGAATTCACAATTAGCTTTAACCATGTGGTTCAGGAATCCCAAGGATCAATGGAAATGATTGAGTCCTTTATTCAGGGGTATGGTCGTGAACGCAAGCATTCAGTGCTTGAGTTCGGTTATCTCCCTTTACTTACAAAAATCTATTATATAGCAGTACTTCATTTCTATATTGGTCAGCATTATGCCGGAGCAACGATTGAACACAACTTCACGTTTATGATTGAACAGTTTGAGAGGAACATGAATTGGCTGGAAAAGCATAATCTTAGCATTCAAGAGTTGCTTAATAGATACTTGATCTGATTACACGTTAGATAAATAATTCCTGAGCTGTCGTTTTAGGAGGAATGATCCTATGATCACCGAGATTAATAAACAGGAGTTTCACAAAGTAAAACATCTCACGGATTCGTGTCAGAATATTGAAGTCAAGGCGGTGTCGTCTGGCTTGAACCCGGGACGGATCTATGTCGATGATGCAGAGAATATCACAGCAGCATTAATTTGGATACATGGACAATCTGGTTTTCAGTTGATCGGAGATTCTCGAAGTGAACCCTTTCTGAATGAATTGAAAGAGTACATGCGGGAACGTATTGAACCTGAATTATTGAACTTACATATTCATGCTGTGGAAATTGGTGTGGTGGATGAAGCTTGGGAAGATGTCCTTCAACATATCTCCGGGAAAAGAGATATCTCCAGTGATATTCAGCATGTATTCAAGTTGAATCCAAATTCGATAAGTCAGCAAGTACCTCTCGACATATGTGCTTCACAGGACGAGGAAGTCAGAATTCTCAGGATAGATCAAGTACTATTAGGAGAGAAAAGATATAACAATTCTCCATTCCTGAAAGATAAAATCTCTCACTTTTGGACGACAAGAGATGATTTTTTACAACATGGATTTGGCTACGTTATAGTGCATAACGATGATATCGCGAGTGTTTGCCTTTCGGCATTTATCGCAGATCAGACACATGCGGTTGATATTGAAACGGTTGAAGTCTACAGAAGAAGGAATTATGGTGCGATGGTGGCAAAAGCTTTTGTGGAAGAATGCGGTCGTGTAGGCATACATCCGTATTGGGATTGTTCACCGGACAATGTGGGCTCCATTCGTCTTGCACAGGGTGTGGGGATGTCACTGGATTTTAACTATAGAGTTTACTGGTATGACCTCTCTATTTGATGGGAGATCAGATATGAAGGAGGATATGTTGTGAGCGACTCATTACAGGATCAGATTCAATTTCTCATTGAGATTGATAAACTCAAAACGATTGAACGAAAGACGAGAATTATGCATGGTGATAGACTTGAAAATGATGCAGAGCATTCCTGGCATCTGGCGATGATGGCCTTGGTTTTGCAGAGTCATGCCAACAAGGATGTGGATATGCTCAAAGTCATTAAGATGCTTCTCGTTCATGATCTGGTTGAGATCGATGCCGGAGATACATTCGCTTACGATACGGTGGCACACACGGATAAATATGATCGTGAACTCAAAGCAGCTCATCGGCTGTTTGGTATGTTGCCTAAGGGACAGGCTGAAGAACTACTCCAGTTATGGTTGGAATTTGAAGCAAAACAGACGCCTGAAGCGCAATTTGCCTCCTCTCTTGATCGATTGCAGCCTATTATCCACAACCATCAGAATGAGGGAGATACATGGCAGAAATATAACATTACAAGTGATCAGGTGTTAAACAGAAACCGTGAGATTGCGAACGGTTCCGAAACATTGTGGGAGTATGTGCAGCAGCTTATTCAGAAATCCGTGGATCAGGGAATCTTGACCAAATCATAAGGATACGTTTTAACGTATGCATTTCGAAGATGGAGGAGTATAATGACGCAGGACTTTTATTGTGATGAGGTGTTAAGTGGTAAAACGCAAGTCAAAGTTGTGAGGGAAACAAAGAACGTTATGGCTTATCATCACACTCGGCCATACTACAAGCATCACATTGTTGTAATTCCCAAGATACATATTCAGTCCTTCATTTCAGAAGAGGAAGAGAATAATGATGAGCTGCTTATTGAAATGATGCGGGTCATTAAAAAAGTAGCTGCTGACATGTTAGCTCAGACAGGCTCATCAAAGATTATAACTAACCTGGGCAGTTATCAGGACTCGAAGCATCAACATTGGCATATAGTCAGTGGTGAACGAACTTAGAAAAATGTATGCCGGATTATAAAACTTCCACCTTTCGCATACGGATGTGGAAGTTTTTTTGGTTTTGAATCAATAAGCACACCGAATAACCTTTACATCCACCATAAAAGTTAACTGAGGAAAAATATGCTAGAATAGGAAATGATAATTTAATAGGTTCATAGGAGGAATAACAATTATGATTACAATGTTTCTAATGTTGATTAATGTGTTGTTATATGGACTCGGTGTGTATGCGCTGATCCTGTTTATTAAGCTAGCCCGACGTGGGATTCAGGCACTGGATATCTATCTGTATGAAAAACGCGGAGAGCGTTTTTAACTTTACCATCTCATACTCGAACAGAATTATCATTTTTCTCTCAGTGTTTTATCTTTTCTATTCTAGTATGATTAACGCATCAATCCAGTAAAGAGAGGGTTAATGACATGGATGCTTTTTTAGAGCAAATTAACGAGTTAAACGAGCTTCAGAAGGACTTGGTTAGCATACATCCTTTGTTTGCAGAACATTATCCAGTGGTTGTAGCCTATGAAGCTTTATTATATATCTATGATTATTCGTCCAAGACACAGCAATATGAGTGGATAAAAACGGTGCCGGACGATTTATATATTCCAGATGAGTGCCTTGCCGCAATGCCGGTGCATCATATGAACGGACGAATGTGTGCGATCGTAACGGATGCAACGTTCAAAGATCTGGAGCAGAAAGTCTATCTATTCCATGAATATGTTCATTGCTATGTATATGAGAAATATGATGAGCGGATCGTTAACCGTCTCCAGATTAAGCATAAAATGGACCAACTGAAGCGCGTAACATGGGAACTGGATTATGAGTTTCCGTATGAAGATGAAGTCGTTGTGGAACGGATTAACTCATTGTTATCTGCTTTGAAGAGTAAAGACCTGACACAAGTACAGACAGCTAGAAAGGCGCTGTTTACTTCATTAAATGAAGAACAAGCCGAGTATTGGAGCTGGTTGGAGTGGAACGAGGGTTACGCGCGTTATATTGAGAATCTGATTCGGGCAAAATTTGGGCAGGAAAGCAATCATTTTGGAGATACTGCTCCGTTTAATCGTCTAGTATTCTATGAATGTGGATCGGAATATATTAGTCTGCTTATGAAGGAGCACCCGGAGTACCATACGGATCTGGAGCAGCTGTTTGATCGAATGCAAGTGGAGAGAATTCAGGGATAATCACGCATCTACGGTGTAAAAGCTGGAGCAGAGTGAAGTCTTACTAATCTAGCCATCTGTACGTTACCTAGTAGATTATGTCGTTTCTTTTTCTAAGTATAGTAGAATACTTCCCGATAAAAGGAGATCATCGCTATGCCGTTACCTATGGTTCATCTCAATATTGCTAATCGGATTGCAGACTCGCTGCAAATGCAGGCTGACCGAGGTTCATTCTATCTGGGGAATATCGCCCCGGATTCCATACATATGCGTGAAGGTACAACCAGAGATGATAAGGAGTACACCCATTTCAATCCAAAGGATGAAGGAGATTACACTGGACGACTCAAGGAACTCTACTCATCTTATATAAAACAACGTACCGATGAAGGATGGAAGTGGTTTGTTCGTGGGTACTTTATGCATGTGATGACAGACTATTACTGGTTCCGGAGTGTGCATCCTGAATTCGTCGAACGGGTCAACAAGGCAGACTTGCCCATAGACACGAGTAGATCCAAAGAAGAGCTGGCGCGTTTATACTATCAGGAGACGGACCAGATTGATTTCAATCTCTATCGAGGTACAAGTTGGAGCGAAGAGGTATGGCGGGTGCTCAACAGTTCACTGGGTTATAACATGACGGATCGTTTAACTGCCGATGAGATTGTACGCTGGCGGGACCACACGTTTTCTTTTCTTAATGGGGAAGAACCGGGAATTACTCCTGAGTTCATCACGGGTGAGAGAGTTCAGGTATTTGTGGAAGAGACCGTAGAGCGACTGATCGCTATGTTGTCTTCATGGGACCCGGAGTTACGTAACTTGATATGAATATAGATGGTTAGTGAAGTTGAGTCATTTCATTATATACTGTATTTATTACTTCTCTACTCATTACTAGTTTATTAATACTAAGTCAGGGAGGCACGCAGTATGGTGAGATATGTAGGAGTGTTGCTCGTATTTGTCATTGCCACGTTCATTGCAGGGTGCAGTCAACCGAATGAATCGAACGCGGAAGAGGGACTTCCTCTGTTGATCACCTTAACCTGTAATCCAGACCTCACTTTGGAACCATGCCAAGATGTTGAGTTTAATCGATCTGACGAGATACGGATCATGATGGAGGCCATACATAAGGCTGAGCGTTTGCCCGGCA
Coding sequences:
- a CDS encoding phosphotransferase, yielding MITEIKSSNLQLEILPQQLVHHDLLIYNLLAENEKITCVLDFDFMGMDAAFMEFTISFNHVVQESQGSMEMIESFIQGYGRERKHSVLEFGYLPLLTKIYYIAVLHFYIGQHYAGATIEHNFTFMIEQFERNMNWLEKHNLSIQELLNRYLI
- a CDS encoding GNAT family N-acetyltransferase — encoded protein: MITEINKQEFHKVKHLTDSCQNIEVKAVSSGLNPGRIYVDDAENITAALIWIHGQSGFQLIGDSRSEPFLNELKEYMRERIEPELLNLHIHAVEIGVVDEAWEDVLQHISGKRDISSDIQHVFKLNPNSISQQVPLDICASQDEEVRILRIDQVLLGEKRYNNSPFLKDKISHFWTTRDDFLQHGFGYVIVHNDDIASVCLSAFIADQTHAVDIETVEVYRRRNYGAMVAKAFVEECGRVGIHPYWDCSPDNVGSIRLAQGVGMSLDFNYRVYWYDLSI
- a CDS encoding HD domain-containing protein, yielding MSDSLQDQIQFLIEIDKLKTIERKTRIMHGDRLENDAEHSWHLAMMALVLQSHANKDVDMLKVIKMLLVHDLVEIDAGDTFAYDTVAHTDKYDRELKAAHRLFGMLPKGQAEELLQLWLEFEAKQTPEAQFASSLDRLQPIIHNHQNEGDTWQKYNITSDQVLNRNREIANGSETLWEYVQQLIQKSVDQGILTKS
- a CDS encoding HIT family protein produces the protein MTQDFYCDEVLSGKTQVKVVRETKNVMAYHHTRPYYKHHIVVIPKIHIQSFISEEEENNDELLIEMMRVIKKVAADMLAQTGSSKIITNLGSYQDSKHQHWHIVSGERT
- a CDS encoding zinc dependent phospholipase C family protein, translating into MPLPMVHLNIANRIADSLQMQADRGSFYLGNIAPDSIHMREGTTRDDKEYTHFNPKDEGDYTGRLKELYSSYIKQRTDEGWKWFVRGYFMHVMTDYYWFRSVHPEFVERVNKADLPIDTSRSKEELARLYYQETDQIDFNLYRGTSWSEEVWRVLNSSLGYNMTDRLTADEIVRWRDHTFSFLNGEEPGITPEFITGERVQVFVEETVERLIAMLSSWDPELRNLI